TAATGAGGCGTAATCCTGTCATTCCGTTCTTTTATAAAAGGTAACTCCGTGCGTTCAATAATACGCACAATATAATTACTTAAGTTTTTGTACTGATAGTAAACACCATCTTTAGTTGGAAATAATGGACCTTGATCACTTGAATTTAGTGCTGTACTGACATGACGTCGTTCTCGAAAAGCAAGAATGCGTTCATATAGGGATGGATGGAGTAACTTATCAAATTTTTTTCCACCCTTTCCTACTCCTCTTAGTCGATAATGGCCACTTAAACTATCTAGATATACATCTCCCCAAGAAGCTTTGGCAATTTCTTGTACACGAAGACCCGTCATAGCCAACATTGTTAATAATCCATAATTAATAGGATGGTCCTTATAGTAGTCTAGAAGCTGTTTAACTTCATGGTAATACAAATCTCGATTTGGAATTTCTTGCTCAGATAGTGACGTGCTTAAGATTTCTTTATGTAATGGATGCTGTATATACTTCGTTTCATGTAGCCATTTCATAAAACTTTTTAAAGTCGTCATTTTAGCGTCTAAGGTTGCAGGTGAATAAGGTTGCCCTCCCTTTCCTAACAATGCGGTGCTTAAATAATCCTGGTAGTTCCGTATATGCCAAGGACGTAGATTTTTAAAAATAGTTTCTTCTATATAATAGTCAACATCTTGGCGCAAGAACGACTCACTTTTTACCGCATACTGATAAAACTGCAACAAAATCCGTACATATTCGGTTTTTGTATTTTCTTTTCTTTCTCTGTCCTTTCGAATGTGCTTTCGTTGGTGGACATAGTAGTACATCATTTCTCCATCCGTAAAATCACTGAACATATTTTCGTTTTTTCGCTGGTGATGCTCATTTCTTTCTTCTAATGCATCATAATACTTACTATCTAGCATCAATGAAACGATTTTGTTGAAATCCCCTCTTCTTTCTCTTACTTCTGTTCCTATATGTACTAATGAGAAATTTCGCATAAAACCTCTCCTTTTGCAAAATGTGTCTTCTTATTTATAGCTCTTACTTGTGTAAAGATATTTTCTTCACTATGTAAGGGTTAAGTTTGTATTTATATGTATATAGATGATAAAGAACCTTTAAAACGCAATGATAGTTTTACTAACAATATTTAAATCACTAACTATCTTAGTTAAACATCTAATATTTTTATAATTAAATATATATTTAAAGTTATTTATTATATTTATTACTTCTTAATTGTAACTTATTTAAAAGTAAAAGTATAAACATACTTTCTATAAAAATAGTTTACTATTTATATATTTTGTAGAAAAATCTCCTATTTGTCATCACTAAGAGTAAATGATAAAACTTAACTTTTTATAAGTTGGTTATACCATTTACATATCTATAATAAAAACTTTTAATCTATAACTTTATATTAATATGTTATAATTAATTAACACTTAAAAGAAAAAGAAAAGGAGCGTATGTTATGATCGATAACTATATTAAGATTATTACCATTGAAGATGTGATGGAGATGTTATCTGTTTCATCAAAGAAAACCATTTATACATATATTCAACAAGGAAAATTAAATCCTATCAATAAAGATGACTGGCATATTGAAGGACGTTATGAATTTGATATCGAAGATGTCGTACGTTTACAAGAAGAGTTAAAAAAACCTGCACTTACAACAAAAGAGGTAGCGCAGCAACTCGATATATCGGTCAATACCGTCACTAAGTACATTAAACAAGAACTCTTGCCTGCGTTCCAAGCAGAATACCGGGGTATGAATTGTTACTTTGTGAAGGAAGAGGATCTAGAAACGTTCAAGCGTACACATGAAGTAGGACGCAAACCGAGTAAGCGTCATTTCTATCATGTTGAACAAAATATTGCCCTCTTTCAGCTTTTTGTAAAGAAAGGCGAAGAAAAGGAGCAGTTTGCTCGTATCATCTCGGTAGAAGATCCAATTATGGCTGTTACAGAGCAACATGAAGAGATAACATTAGAGGAATTACTTCACCGAGGCTTTGAAGAAGCCTATGAGATTGAATCGAAAAAAACGATTACCAAAGAAGGCTATGCGACATTTGCCTTTAAGCAAACAGCTTATGCAAAATCACAGCTTTATAAGCTCATGGATTTATTCTATCAATATCTAAGCCCGACCAATATGAGGATTACACCACAAGAAGAGAAAGAGCAATTTATCGTTGAAATCAAACCGGTATTGTTCATGGAATCAGCACAAGAAATCGTTGAGCTATTAGAGTCAGTCCTTGTCTCAGGGAAAATTAATAAGCGTAGCCGTGGCATTTACATTGATAGCGACTTAGAAGTTATACGGGTAAAAGTAACAAGTGATTTGAAAGAAGAGTTACAACAAAAAGCGAAAGAATTAGGTAAAAGAAACATTGAGGAATTGTTATTGTACGCTGTACAAAAATTATAAAATAGATTAAAAAGTGTTTAACCTAATAAAACAAGCTAATAAAATTGGCTTGTTTTTATCTACATAATAGAATAAAAAGTACATCTCTGGAGATGGTACGATAAACTGGACACTAAATTAAGAGAAAAAGGTGATTCGGTTTATGGGTAGAAAAGTTTATGATCGTCAATTTAAAATGGCTGCAGTTCAGTTGGTACTGGAAGAGAACCTATTTGTAAAAGAGGTTGCGAAAGAATTATCTATTCATCCTAATACGCTATATCGTTGGGTAAGTGAATACGAAGAATATGGGGAAAGTGCGTTTCCAGGCCGTGGGAGCGCACTTTATAATTCCCAGTATGAAATGAAAAAGCTTAAACGTGAGAATGAAGTTTTACGTGCAGAAATACAGGAGATATTTAAGGAACATAAGGGTCGATACGGATCTTTAAGAGTTACAAAGGTTCTTGAGAAGAAGGGAATCAAGGTAAACAGAAAAAGAGTAGGAAAACTGATGCGTCAAATGAACCTATATGCGAAAGGAAGCAGGTATCGCTATAAACGTTATAATAAAAAATCACCTTCTATAGAAAGACCCAACCTCCTAAATCAAGTTTTTCACACAGACGGACGAAATAAAATATGGGTCGGTGACATTACCTATATCCCTACTCAAAAGGGTACTTTATACCTTGCGGTATTTGTGGATATGTACTCGAGAAAAGTGAGTGGCCAGTCTATGAGTACACGGATGAAAGATTCTCTTGTGATAGACGCTTTTTTACAAGGATATAACAAAGAACATCCTCCAACCGGATTAATTATCCATACAGACCAGGGATCCCAATATACAGGTAGTAATTTTCAAGCCATACTGAAAAAGTATGGTGCTGTTTCAAGTGTCAGCAGAAAAGGAAACCCCTACGATAATGCATTAATGGAATCTTTTTATAAGACCATAAAAAGAGAGCTCATTCATGGTGCCAAATTTACAACACCAGAACAAGCTCGAAAAGAAGTATTTAAATATATAGAGCTCTATTACAATACCAAAAGAATGCATTCTTCTCTGCATTATCTTTCCCCTATTGAATACGAAAAAGCCTATTCATCATAGTATCTTAACTTAGTGTCCAATAAATATTGACAAGTCCAGTTGCTTAAATATAAATTGTCTAACTTTTTGGGTTCAGTTCAGGATCAGTAGTTTTTTCTGTTTCATGAATGGTAATCAAGAGTTAGCTGACGTTGCAGAGCGTCTTGGGTAGTTTGCTCAAAATACAAGATTTTATGTATTTAGTCTTTAGAGTTAATTTGTTTTTTTAAATCAACCATTCTTTTTTGTCCCCATTCATACATCATGTCTACTATAGGTAACAATGTTATTCCGAGTTCAGTCATCGAGTATTCAACTCGAGGAGGAATTTCAGGAAAGACTTCTCTATGTATGATTCCATCTTCCATTAGTTCATGTAACTGGTTTGATAATATCTTATGAGATATTTTTGGAAAGAGCTTTTGAAGGTCACTAAATCGATGTGGGCCTTCTACTCCTAAGTGCCATAAAATCACAATTTTCCATTTTCCACTAAGGATAGATAAAGTAAGTTCTTTTTCACAATTAAAATCGCCATTTAGTATCTTTTTTCTAATTTCTTCTCGCAATGTATCTGACATCAATCTCATTCTCCTTTTGTTCTTACAATAGTAACCTTTTAGTAACCTCCGCACAATAAAGTGCGTTCTTCACAGGATACAAAGGCCAAGTTAAACTATATTTAGGTTTTAAATAATTTTTATATTTCAGGAGGAAGACATACAATGAGTAAGAAAGCACTATTTATTATACCACCGGAACGATTCAATGAAGATGAATTATTTCATCCAAAAGAAGCATTAGAAAATGAAGGTATTGAAGTAACAATTGCAAGTACAAAAACAGGTGAAATCATAGGAGATTATCAAGGTAAAGTAGAATCAACTACTCTTTTTACTGATGTTTCATCTAATGATTATAATGCCGTAGCTGTTATTGGGGGTTCTGGCACAAACGATTATTTATGGAATAACCAAGACTTACAAACTTACTTAAAACAAGCTTACGAGCAAAAAGTTCTTGTAACTGGAATTTGTGCAGGTTCAGTTTCTGTAGTTCAAACAGGTCTTCTTGAAGGACGAACAGCAACATGTTATCCAGTAGATATACAGATTAATCAATTAAAAGATAATAACGTAAAATATGTCTCAGAACATGTTGTCGCATATAACGACATCATTACTAGTGATGGTCCAGATGGTGCAAAAGAATTTGGTCAAAGTTTAGTAAAAGCTTTGAGATAATTTTTAAGTAATAAAGAGATTTTAATTAAGACAGAACTTTCTTTAGATAATAGTAAACCCTCCTTTTTTAAGGAGGGTTTACTATCGTTTAATTCCGATAAA
This DNA window, taken from Priestia megaterium NBRC 15308 = ATCC 14581, encodes the following:
- a CDS encoding helix-turn-helix domain-containing protein, whose protein sequence is MIDNYIKIITIEDVMEMLSVSSKKTIYTYIQQGKLNPINKDDWHIEGRYEFDIEDVVRLQEELKKPALTTKEVAQQLDISVNTVTKYIKQELLPAFQAEYRGMNCYFVKEEDLETFKRTHEVGRKPSKRHFYHVEQNIALFQLFVKKGEEKEQFARIISVEDPIMAVTEQHEEITLEELLHRGFEEAYEIESKKTITKEGYATFAFKQTAYAKSQLYKLMDLFYQYLSPTNMRITPQEEKEQFIVEIKPVLFMESAQEIVELLESVLVSGKINKRSRGIYIDSDLEVIRVKVTSDLKEELQQKAKELGKRNIEELLLYAVQKL
- a CDS encoding DJ-1/PfpI family protein, with amino-acid sequence MSKKALFIIPPERFNEDELFHPKEALENEGIEVTIASTKTGEIIGDYQGKVESTTLFTDVSSNDYNAVAVIGGSGTNDYLWNNQDLQTYLKQAYEQKVLVTGICAGSVSVVQTGLLEGRTATCYPVDIQINQLKDNNVKYVSEHVVAYNDIITSDGPDGAKEFGQSLVKALR
- a CDS encoding tyrosine-type recombinase/integrase encodes the protein MRNFSLVHIGTEVRERRGDFNKIVSLMLDSKYYDALEERNEHHQRKNENMFSDFTDGEMMYYYVHQRKHIRKDRERKENTKTEYVRILLQFYQYAVKSESFLRQDVDYYIEETIFKNLRPWHIRNYQDYLSTALLGKGGQPYSPATLDAKMTTLKSFMKWLHETKYIQHPLHKEILSTSLSEQEIPNRDLYYHEVKQLLDYYKDHPINYGLLTMLAMTGLRVQEIAKASWGDVYLDSLSGHYRLRGVGKGGKKFDKLLHPSLYERILAFRERRHVSTALNSSDQGPLFPTKDGVYYQYKNLSNYIVRIIERTELPFIKERNDRITPHYFRHFYAIYSRQQGADIFLIQKELGHSDRKTTERYLEKVLQREQEIGLMWKEQDF
- a CDS encoding winged helix-turn-helix transcriptional regulator, giving the protein MSDTLREEIRKKILNGDFNCEKELTLSILSGKWKIVILWHLGVEGPHRFSDLQKLFPKISHKILSNQLHELMEDGIIHREVFPEIPPRVEYSMTELGITLLPIVDMMYEWGQKRMVDLKKQINSKD
- a CDS encoding IS3 family transposase, which produces MGRKVYDRQFKMAAVQLVLEENLFVKEVAKELSIHPNTLYRWVSEYEEYGESAFPGRGSALYNSQYEMKKLKRENEVLRAEIQEIFKEHKGRYGSLRVTKVLEKKGIKVNRKRVGKLMRQMNLYAKGSRYRYKRYNKKSPSIERPNLLNQVFHTDGRNKIWVGDITYIPTQKGTLYLAVFVDMYSRKVSGQSMSTRMKDSLVIDAFLQGYNKEHPPTGLIIHTDQGSQYTGSNFQAILKKYGAVSSVSRKGNPYDNALMESFYKTIKRELIHGAKFTTPEQARKEVFKYIELYYNTKRMHSSLHYLSPIEYEKAYSS